The sequence CAATGGAAAAGCCCCGCCTGGGAAACTGGGCGGGGCTTATACGATGGTTGCAGGCTTGCCCGGACAGGCTCGCCGCTCCAAGACGTCAGGGATCTGAACCCTTCAGCTGGCTCTCTTCCCTCGCTGAAGCAAAGGTTACGCCGCCACAAGTTTTGCCGGGACGCCCGAAGGCAAATGACGGGCGGTGTGCGCGACCATCATTTCGGCGATCGGGATGCCATGAGCGTCATCGATTCGGGATATTCACTCGGGGTTGTGTTAGGGTTCACACTTTGCGATCAGTGTTCGATCCTGTCCTCTCGTTGCTCTGTTCCTGCCGTGGCGAACGTGGCCGATTTTATTGTGAATGCCGCTACGACTGTTAGGGTTAACAGCCCGTACGGTGGGCGGGTCGAACCATTCAATTCCATGCCGCGCCGCGCGGTGATCCTCACGCTTGTCGTCTGCCGTGCTGGTGCTCGCGCGGCGGCCTGACCGTCCCAGGAGCTGACCCATGACCCGACCCACCTCGTTCCGCTGTGCCGTCCTCGCTCTGTCGCTCGCCGTGTCCTGCTCTGCCGTCTCCCGCGCGGCCTCCGTGCAGGACTTCATCAAGGGCGTGGACATCTCGACCCTTCAGGCGCTGGAGGACAAGGGCATCGCGTTCTCTGACGCGGGAAAGAAGGAGGATCTGCTGGCGATCCTGAAGGCGCATGGCGTGAATTACGTGCGCCTGCGCGTGTGGAACCATCCCACGGAATCCGGCGGCTACAACGACAAGGCGAAGCTCCTGCTGCTCGCGCCGCGCGTGAAGGCGGCGGGCCTGAAGCTGCTGGTGGACTTCCATTACTCGGATTTCTGGGCTGATCCGGGAAAGCAGGTCAAGCCGGCGGCGTGGGCGAACCTCAGCGGCGCGAAGTTGCAGCAGGCGGTGTACGACTACACGAAGGACGTGCTGAGTGGCCTGAAGGTCGTGAACGCCTACCCGGACATGGTGCAGATCGGCAACGAGATCAACAGCGGAATGCTCCTCCCGGACGGCGCGGTGGGGAACTTTGATGGTCTGGCGGGCCTGCTCAAGCAGGGTGTGGAGGCGGTGCGCGACACGACGCCGGCGGGGCAGCACACGAAGGTCATGATCCACCTCGCCAATGGGGGAGACAACGCCACGTTCGTGCACTTCTTCGATCAGGTGAAGGCCCGCGGGATTGATTACGACGTGATCGGCCTGTCGTACTACCCCTACTGGCACGGGACGTTCCAGGAGCTGAAGGCGAATCTCGCCGATCTGGCCGGGCGCTATGGCAAGGAGCTCGTGGTGGCCGAGACGGCGTACCCATACACGCTGGCGAACGGCGATACAAGCGAGAGGAACATCGCCGGGCAAAAGGAGACGGACACCGTGGGCCTGTCGGCCTCGGTGGCAAACCAGAAACTGGTCGTTCAGACGGTACTGAATACCGTGGCCAGCGTGCCAGGCGGGCTGGGTCTGGGCGCGTTCTACTGGGAGCCTGCGTGGCTGCCCGGTGTCGGCTGGAAGACCGGGGAGACGAACGGCTGGGAGAACCAGGCCATGTTCGACTTCAAGGGGAATGCACTGGACTCGCTGAACGCCTTCCGGTTCACGCCGGGCAGCCTGGGGGCGGCCGCTCCCGTGGCCGTGCTCGCCCCGCCACCCGTGACGGTAGCGAAGGGCCTCACGCCTACCCTCCCCGAGAAGGTGAATGTCCTGTACAGCGAGGGCAGCATCAAACCCATGCCCGTGACGTGGAGCGCCGTATCCACCGCGACGCCGGGCGGGTTCACCGTATCCGGTACCGTCGCAGACCTGCCGCAGAAGGCGACGCTGGCGCTCACGGTGACGGCCGCGGCGGTTCCGGCACAGACGAATTCCGCACAGGCGAACCTCGTGCAGAATCCGGGGTTCGAGGACGACCTGGCGCATTGGACGCTGACCGGCACGGACGCCGGGAAGATCGACAGCAAGGCCGGGAACGCGCACGGCGGCGCGAAGGCCTTCAACTACTGGTACGGCACGCCCTTCGCGTACACCCTGAATCAGACCCTCACGGGTCTGAAGGACGGCACGTACACGCTGCGCGCGTGGGCGTCCGGCCTGGGCGGCGACACGAAGGTCGCCCTGACCGCGCAGGGAGCGGGCGGTGCGCTCCGCACACCGATCACCAATACCGGCTGGAATGTCTGGAAGCTGTACACCGTGGAGAACATCCACGTGACCGGCGGCACGCTGACCATCGGCTTCGACGTGGCCGCACCCGGCGGAGTCTGGGGCTTCTTCGACGACGTGGAACTCGTGCCGGTGGCCGGGAACTGAGCACCGTATCCTGCGCGCATGGCACGTAAACGTGGAGAAGAGAGCTGGTACGCGGAACCCAAACCCCCGGAAGTGTGCGTGCTGTGCGGGCGCGAGGCCCCGAACCTCACTGACCACCACCTGGTGCCCAAATCGCAGGGCCGCCGCCAGGGCGTGAAACTGGGCGACATTCCCACCGTGAAGATGTGCCCGGCGTGCCAGGGGTACCTCAGCAAGACCTTCAGCAATGCGGAACTGGCCAACGAACTGAACACCGTGGAGGCCATCCTGGCGCGCGAGGAGGTTCAGAAGTTCGTGAAGTGGGTGCAGAAGCAGCCGATGACCAGGGGCGTGCGGGTGCACTGATAGCGGCGCTCACCGGTCATCGAGGCTGATGGTGATGCCCACCGGCGCCATGGCAGGGGCCGTGGCCGGGGTGTCCACCTGCGTCACGCTGGTGCCGGCGGCCAGGAATTCGAACACCTGTTTGTCCCAGTGCCGGGCCTGCTCAGTGAATTTCACGCCGATGATGCCTGTCGCGCCGTCGTTGATGGCCTCGGCCTGCATGCGGTCCATGGCCAGTTCGCGGGCGTGGTAGATGGCCTGGGTGTACTGTTCCAGTTCACCGTTTCGCGTGGGTTTCTGATAGGAATAGTTGCCCTGCGCCGCCACGTGATACACGCAGTTGCCTATCACCAGACTGACCGGCCGGAAGCCGATCACTCCGTTGGGTCGTCCG comes from Deinococcus sp. KSM4-11 and encodes:
- a CDS encoding glycosyl hydrolase 53 family protein; the protein is MTRPTSFRCAVLALSLAVSCSAVSRAASVQDFIKGVDISTLQALEDKGIAFSDAGKKEDLLAILKAHGVNYVRLRVWNHPTESGGYNDKAKLLLLAPRVKAAGLKLLVDFHYSDFWADPGKQVKPAAWANLSGAKLQQAVYDYTKDVLSGLKVVNAYPDMVQIGNEINSGMLLPDGAVGNFDGLAGLLKQGVEAVRDTTPAGQHTKVMIHLANGGDNATFVHFFDQVKARGIDYDVIGLSYYPYWHGTFQELKANLADLAGRYGKELVVAETAYPYTLANGDTSERNIAGQKETDTVGLSASVANQKLVVQTVLNTVASVPGGLGLGAFYWEPAWLPGVGWKTGETNGWENQAMFDFKGNALDSLNAFRFTPGSLGAAAPVAVLAPPPVTVAKGLTPTLPEKVNVLYSEGSIKPMPVTWSAVSTATPGGFTVSGTVADLPQKATLALTVTAAAVPAQTNSAQANLVQNPGFEDDLAHWTLTGTDAGKIDSKAGNAHGGAKAFNYWYGTPFAYTLNQTLTGLKDGTYTLRAWASGLGGDTKVALTAQGAGGALRTPITNTGWNVWKLYTVENIHVTGGTLTIGFDVAAPGGVWGFFDDVELVPVAGN
- a CDS encoding HNH endonuclease; this translates as MARKRGEESWYAEPKPPEVCVLCGREAPNLTDHHLVPKSQGRRQGVKLGDIPTVKMCPACQGYLSKTFSNAELANELNTVEAILAREEVQKFVKWVQKQPMTRGVRVH
- a CDS encoding heavy metal-binding domain-containing protein — protein: MIGFRPVSLVIGNCVYHVAAQGNYSYQKPTRNGELEQYTQAIYHARELAMDRMQAEAINDGATGIIGVKFTEQARHWDKQVFEFLAAGTSVTQVDTPATAPAMAPVGITISLDDR